The following coding sequences lie in one Deltaproteobacteria bacterium genomic window:
- a CDS encoding phospholipase yields the protein MSDPALTRRQLLASGLAVGARLTLDPLARRPRPARLGDIERVVIMIQENRSFDHYFGRYRGVRGFGDRSARGVLGQPDGQGGTIYPFHVPARRTGGGCTADPVHLWGAQHESVLMPGAWVTSHRFFNGNDAPVSMGYFDRRDISYYFALARSFTICDMYFCSALGPTDPNRSYAMTATIDPDGRAGGPLLAASPQQAPRLSWTTMPEQLEARGISWKVYSDPGSTFTDGDNTLLFFTQYRANPALQAKGVQPTFADFLANAAAGALPQVSWIIAPVAQLEHPVQSTPVRGEYAVRRVLAALTARREVWAHTVLFLTYDENGGFFDHVLPPTAPPGTPGEYLTVDPLPPLAQGVAGPIGLGPRVPLLVISPFSRGGFVCSDVFDHTSTLRFLETRFGVEVPNLSAWRRAACGDLTSALNLAAPELSLPRLPAVRPPDGSGDCSDRLATYPRTRRAPSQPRGRRPRPSGPVNAT from the coding sequence ATGAGTGACCCCGCTCTCACCCGCCGCCAGCTCCTCGCCTCTGGCCTTGCCGTCGGCGCGCGCCTCACCCTCGATCCTCTCGCCCGGCGGCCGCGCCCCGCGCGGCTCGGCGATATCGAGCGCGTCGTGATCATGATCCAGGAGAACCGCTCCTTCGATCACTACTTCGGGCGGTACCGCGGAGTCCGCGGCTTTGGCGACCGTTCGGCGCGCGGTGTGCTGGGCCAGCCCGACGGACAGGGGGGCACCATCTACCCGTTCCATGTCCCCGCGCGGCGGACTGGTGGCGGATGCACGGCCGACCCGGTCCACCTCTGGGGTGCGCAGCACGAGAGCGTGCTCATGCCGGGCGCCTGGGTGACCTCGCACCGCTTCTTCAACGGCAACGATGCCCCGGTGTCGATGGGCTACTTCGACCGACGCGACATCTCCTACTACTTCGCGCTCGCGCGCTCCTTCACGATCTGCGACATGTATTTCTGCTCCGCGCTGGGGCCGACCGATCCGAACCGCTCGTACGCCATGACCGCGACGATCGACCCCGACGGCCGCGCGGGGGGTCCGCTCCTCGCTGCCTCGCCGCAGCAGGCCCCGCGGCTCAGCTGGACCACCATGCCCGAGCAGCTCGAGGCGCGCGGCATCTCGTGGAAGGTCTACTCGGATCCCGGCAGCACCTTCACGGACGGCGACAACACACTCCTCTTCTTCACGCAGTACCGGGCGAACCCGGCGCTCCAGGCGAAGGGGGTCCAGCCCACGTTCGCCGACTTCCTGGCGAACGCGGCCGCGGGCGCACTCCCTCAGGTATCGTGGATCATCGCGCCCGTGGCGCAGCTCGAGCACCCCGTGCAGAGCACACCCGTCCGAGGCGAGTACGCCGTGCGTCGCGTGCTCGCTGCGCTGACGGCGCGACGGGAGGTCTGGGCGCACACCGTGCTCTTTCTCACCTACGACGAGAACGGCGGCTTCTTCGATCACGTTCTGCCGCCGACCGCGCCCCCTGGGACGCCGGGCGAGTACCTGACCGTCGACCCGCTGCCCCCGCTTGCGCAGGGTGTCGCCGGGCCGATCGGGCTCGGTCCCCGCGTGCCGTTGCTCGTCATCTCGCCCTTCAGCCGCGGCGGATTCGTGTGCAGCGACGTCTTCGATCACACCTCGACGCTGCGGTTTCTCGAGACCCGTTTCGGCGTCGAGGTTCCGAACCTGTCCGCCTGGCGGCGAGCGGCATGCGGGGACCTGACCAGCGCGCTCAACCTCGCCGCGCCCGAGCTCTCGCTCCCCCGGCTGCCGGCCGTGCGGCCGCCGGACGGAAGTGGCGACTGCTCCGACCGGCTCGCGACCTATCCGCGGACTCGCCGCGCCCCGTCCCAGCCCCGCGGCCGGCGGCCACGACCGAGCGGCCCCGTGAACGCCACCTGA